One Phoenix dactylifera cultivar Barhee BC4 chromosome 8, palm_55x_up_171113_PBpolish2nd_filt_p, whole genome shotgun sequence genomic window carries:
- the LOC103702486 gene encoding eukaryotic translation initiation factor 1A-like: MPKNKGKGGKNRKRGKNEADDEKRELIFKEDGQEYAQVLRMLGNGRCEAMCIDGTKRLCHIRGKMHKKVWIAAGDIVLVGLRDYQDDKADVILKYMPDEARLLKAYGELPENTRLNEGIAGGLDEEDEGAGDDYIEFEDEDIDKI; this comes from the coding sequence ATGCCGAAGAACAAGGGGAAGGGAGGCAAGAACCGGAAGCGGGGGAAGAACGAGGCCGACGACGAGAAGCGGGAGCTGATCTTTAAGGAGGACGGCCAGGAGTACGCCCAGGTCCTCCGGATGCTCGGAAACGGACGCTGCGAGGCCATGTGCATCGACGGCACGAAGCGCCTCTGCCACATCCGCGGCAAGATGCACAAAAAGGTCTGGATCGCCGCCGGCGACATCGTCCTCGTCGGCCTCCGCGACTACCAGGACGACAAGGCCGACGTCATCCTCAAGTACATGCCCGACGAGGCGCGGCTCTTGAAGGCCTATGGCGAGCTCCCCGAGAACACTCGTCTCAACGAGGGCATCGCTGGCGGGCTCGATGAGGAGGACGAGGGCGCTGGCGACGACTACATCGAGTTTGAGGACGAGGACATTGACAAGATCTAA
- the LOC103702578 gene encoding LOB domain-containing protein 1-like — MDSMVRARPHELPCAACRTLHRKCSYGCMLAPYFPADEPEKFASVHKVFGASNVIKMLQMVEDGRREDAVKSMVYEAYSRLRDPVYGCTAAISYLQKRMEDLKGQLKTTTEQFLESQEQRDQLLRILMDAPCLKQTYLPASSVVHDSGGSFMFDNMIHDGHY, encoded by the exons ATGGATTCCATGGTTCGGGCTCGCCCTCATGAGCTGCCATGCGCTGCTTGCCGGACGCTTCACCGGAAGTGCAGTTACGGATGCATGTTGGCTCCGTACTTCCCAGCCGACGAGCCCGAGAAATTTGCGAGTGTCCATAAGGTGTTTGGAGCTAGCAATGTGATCAAAATGCTGCAA ATGGTGGAGGATGGAAGGCGAGAGGATGCTGTAAAAAGCATGGTATATGAAGCTTATTCAAGGCTTCGAGACCCTGTCTATGGCTGCACCGCCGCCATCTCCTACTTGCAGAAGCGCATGGAAGATCTTAAGGGGCAGCTGAAAACAACCACAGAGCAATTCCTCGAGTCGCAAGAACAAAGAGATCAACTATTGAGAATTCTCATGGATGCTCCCTGCCTAAAGCAAACCTATCTTCCTGCTAGCAGCGTGGTGCACGACAGCGGTGGCAGTTTCATGTTCGACAACATGATCCATGACGGCCATTACTAG
- the LOC103702487 gene encoding protein NLP3-like isoform X2 codes for MDLDLDLDLDPASWPFDPIALITGPPSPSLLSSSSPQSLLQFPFPSPPSPLWLFEDRGFDALNSLLEGPRFVTCNSGATNGNISSGANNNTRQRQLSSEEENSNGSCMFKARMSQALRYLKDSTNQHLLVQVWAPVKNGNRYVLTTSGQPFVLDPHSVGLLHYRTVSVTYMFSVDGDQDGDLGLPGRVFRQKVPEWTPDVQFYSTKEYPRLSHALHYNVRGTLALPVFEPYDQSCIGVVELIMTSQKINYAGEVDKVCKALEAVNLKSSEILDHPNVQICNEGRQAALAEILETLTMVCEAHKLPLAQTWVPCRHRSILAHGGGSKKSCSSFDGGCMGQVCMSTTDAAFHVIDAHMWGFREACTEHHLQKGQGVAGRAFASRRSCFSKDITQFSKIDYPLVHYARMFGLACCFALCLQSTWTGNDDYILEFFLPPDCKDTGEQLALLQSMRTMMEKCLRSLKVITDVELQGGSSLEVIDMLEIRNQKSEPKPIYIRSCENRLHAFPEWNLVEALNEMQKEKHSMPELSEQHFLTDANDGKNSKIVVDSNSTGTPSSSLVNKNNKPLERRRGKAEKTISLEVLRQYFAGSLKDAAKSLGVCPTTMKRICRQHGISRWPSRKINNSKQSKGVKVLDPHGEREKGSLMHKSADDEDHCKKFIAPQDSVHDCTGIQLGPGKPSHSSKSGKSSAEGSMNPPISEGSCQGNPMNETHTGKHFASSIKEIGENVSDPLGFTRQPAQELNRFGGCSISDAIAVEPQPSLGEILIKDSGSSKDLKDLCTSTMDDCRDEHTLGPASDPAELRTIQDLRTATIKVSYKEDILRFRLGCTAGIMVLKNEIAKRLKLEIGTFDIRYLDDDHEWVMLACNADLEECMEISRLSGGRVIRLSVNDILPSLGSSCESSGG; via the exons ATGGACCTCGATTTGGACCTTGATCTCGACCCCGCCTCCTGGCCGTTCGATCCCATCGCGCTCATCACCGGCCCTCcgtccccttctcttctctcgTCGTCCTCGCCTCAGAGCCTTCTCCAGTTCCCCTTCCCGtcgcctccttctcctctctggCTTTTCGAAGACAGAGGTTTCGATGCCTTGAATTCGCTCTTGGAGGGCCCCAGATTCGTCACCT GTAATTCTGGTGCAACTAATGGAAACATTAGCAGTGGAGCCAACAATAACACAAGGCAGCGTCAGCTGTCATCGGAGGAAGAGAATTCTAATGGCTCATGCATGTTCAAGGCGAGGATGTCACAGGCGCTTCGATACCTTAAAGACTCAACCAATCAGCATTTGCTGGTTCAGGTTTGGGCACCTGTGAAGAATGGAAATCGATATGTCCTCACAACCTCGGGGCAGCCCTTTGTTCTTGATCCTCATAGTGTTGGACTTCTTCACTATCGGACTGTGTCTGTGACTTACATGTTCTCAGTTGATGGAGATCAGGATGGAGATCTGGGACTCCCAGGCCGGGTCTTTAGGCAGAAAGTGCCAGAGTGGACACCTGATGTTCAGTTTTATAGCACGAAGGAGTATCCACGGCTTAGTCATGCCCTTCATTATAATGTTCGGGGCACTTTGGCTCTGCCAGTTTTTGAACCTTACGATCAGTCTTGTATTGGTGTGGTCGAACTCATAATGACATCACAAAAGATCAATTATGCTGGCGAGGTCGATAAAGTCTGCAAAGCTCTTGAG GCAGTAAATCTAAAAAGTTCTGAAATTCTTGACCATCCAAATGTTCAG ATATGCAATGAGGGACGTCAAGCTGCTCTGGCTGAAATATTGGAAACCCTCACCATGGTCTGTGAAGCACATAAATTGCCTTTGGCCCAGACATGGGTTCCGTGCAGACATCGTAGCATTCTTGCACATGGTGGTGGTTCGAAAAAGAGTTGTTCCAGCTTTGATGGCGGTTGCATGGGACAGGTCTGCATGTCAACGACTGATGCAGCATTTCATGTCATTGATGCTCACATGTGGGGATTCAGGGAGGCATGCACAGAACATCATCTTCAAAAGGGACAAGGTGTCGCTGGCAGGGCATTCGCATCACGGAGGTCGTGTTTCTCTAAAGATATTACTCAGTTCTCCAAAATTGACTATCCCCTAGTCCACTATGCTCGAATGTTTGGATTGGCCTGCTGTTTTGCTCTATGCTTACAGAGTACTTGGACTGGCAATGATGATTACATATTAGAGTTCTTCCTGCCACCTGACTGCAAGGATACTGGTGAACAACTGGCATTGTTGCAGTCAATGAGAACTATGATGGAAAAATGTTTGCGTAGCCTAAAAGTTATCACTGATGTTGAACTACAAGGAGGATCGTCCCTTGAAGTTATTGACATGCTTGAAATCAGGAATCAAAAATCGGAACCTAAACCAATCTATATTCGAAGTTGTGAGAATCGTCTTCATGCTTTTCCTGAATGGAATCTTGTCGAGGCCCTTAATGAGATGCAGAAAGAGAAACATTCAATGCCTGAGTTGTCAGAGCAGCATTTTCTAACAGATGCTAATGATGGAAAGAATAGCAAGATTGTTGTTGATTCAAACAGTACTGGAACTCCCAGTTCTTCATTGGTCAATAAAAACAATAAGCCACTTGAAAGGAGACGAGGTAAAGCTGAGAAAACAATCAGTCTAGAGGTTCTCCGACAGTATTTTGCTGGGAGCCTGAAAGACGCTGCAAAGAGCCTTGGAG TTTGTCCTACAACCATGAAACGTATCTGCAGGCAACATGGAATCTCCAGATGGCCATCTCGCAAGATCA ATAACTCCAAACAGAGCAAGGGTGTCAAAGTTCTTGATCCTCATGGcgaaagagagaagggatcacTGATGCATAAATCAGCAGATGATGAGGACCATTGCAAAAAGTTCATAGCTCCACAGGATTCTGTTCATGATTGTACCGGTATTCAGCTTGGACCTGGTAAGccctcccattcttcaaaatCAGGAAAGTCTTCGGCTGAAGGGAGCATGAATCCCCCTATTTCTGAAGGTTCATGTCAGGGAAACCCAATGAATGAAACCCATACGGGTAAACACTTTGCTTCTTCCATCAAGGAAATAGGCGAAAATGTTAGTGATCCATTGGGATTCACTAGACAGCCTGCTCAAGAACTGAATCGGTTTGGAGGTTGTTCAATATCTGATGCTATTGCAGTGGAGCCACAACCTTCACTTGGTGAAATTCTTATTAAAGATTCAGGTAGCTCCAAAGATTTGAAAGATCTCTGTACTTCTACAATGGATGATTGTCGTGACGAACACACCTTAGGCCCTGCCAGCGATCCAGCGGAACTGAGGACGATACAAGATTTGAGGACTGCGACCATAAAGGTGAGCTACAAGGAAGATATTTTAAGGTTTCGGTTGGGATGCACTGCCGGTATCATGGTATTGAAAAATGAAATAGCCAAGAGACTGAAGCTGGAAATTGGCACATTTGATATAAGGTATCTGGATGATGATCATGAGTGGGTGATGCTGGCCTGTAATGCTGACCTTGAAGAGTGCATGGAAATTTCAAGACTTTCAGGTGGGCGTGTGATTAGGCTGTCAGTTAACGACATTCTTCCTAGCCTTGGAAGCTCATGTGAGAGTTCAGGAGGATGA
- the LOC103702487 gene encoding protein NLP3-like isoform X1, producing MDLDLDLDLDPASWPFDPIALITGPPSPSLLSSSSPQSLLQFPFPSPPSPLWLFEDRGFDALNSLLEGPRFVTCNSGATNGNISSGANNNTRQRQLSSEEENSNGSCMFKARMSQALRYLKDSTNQHLLVQVWAPVKNGNRYVLTTSGQPFVLDPHSVGLLHYRTVSVTYMFSVDGDQDGDLGLPGRVFRQKVPEWTPDVQFYSTKEYPRLSHALHYNVRGTLALPVFEPYDQSCIGVVELIMTSQKINYAGEVDKVCKALEAVNLKSSEILDHPNVQICNEGRQAALAEILETLTMVCEAHKLPLAQTWVPCRHRSILAHGGGSKKSCSSFDGGCMGQVCMSTTDAAFHVIDAHMWGFREACTEHHLQKGQGVAGRAFASRRSCFSKDITQFSKIDYPLVHYARMFGLACCFALCLQSTWTGNDDYILEFFLPPDCKDTGEQLALLQSMRTMMEKCLRSLKVITDVELQGGSSLEVIDMLEIRNQKSEPKPIYIRSCENRLHAFPEWNLVEALNEMQKEKHSMPELSEQHFLTDANDGKNSKIVVDSNSTGTPSSSLVNKNNKPLERRRGKAEKTISLEVLRQYFAGSLKDAAKSLGVCPTTMKRICRQHGISRWPSRKISKVNRSLSKLKGVIESVHGPGGFDLTSLTGSLPVSVGSISWPTKLDNSKQSKGVKVLDPHGEREKGSLMHKSADDEDHCKKFIAPQDSVHDCTGIQLGPGKPSHSSKSGKSSAEGSMNPPISEGSCQGNPMNETHTGKHFASSIKEIGENVSDPLGFTRQPAQELNRFGGCSISDAIAVEPQPSLGEILIKDSGSSKDLKDLCTSTMDDCRDEHTLGPASDPAELRTIQDLRTATIKVSYKEDILRFRLGCTAGIMVLKNEIAKRLKLEIGTFDIRYLDDDHEWVMLACNADLEECMEISRLSGGRVIRLSVNDILPSLGSSCESSGG from the exons ATGGACCTCGATTTGGACCTTGATCTCGACCCCGCCTCCTGGCCGTTCGATCCCATCGCGCTCATCACCGGCCCTCcgtccccttctcttctctcgTCGTCCTCGCCTCAGAGCCTTCTCCAGTTCCCCTTCCCGtcgcctccttctcctctctggCTTTTCGAAGACAGAGGTTTCGATGCCTTGAATTCGCTCTTGGAGGGCCCCAGATTCGTCACCT GTAATTCTGGTGCAACTAATGGAAACATTAGCAGTGGAGCCAACAATAACACAAGGCAGCGTCAGCTGTCATCGGAGGAAGAGAATTCTAATGGCTCATGCATGTTCAAGGCGAGGATGTCACAGGCGCTTCGATACCTTAAAGACTCAACCAATCAGCATTTGCTGGTTCAGGTTTGGGCACCTGTGAAGAATGGAAATCGATATGTCCTCACAACCTCGGGGCAGCCCTTTGTTCTTGATCCTCATAGTGTTGGACTTCTTCACTATCGGACTGTGTCTGTGACTTACATGTTCTCAGTTGATGGAGATCAGGATGGAGATCTGGGACTCCCAGGCCGGGTCTTTAGGCAGAAAGTGCCAGAGTGGACACCTGATGTTCAGTTTTATAGCACGAAGGAGTATCCACGGCTTAGTCATGCCCTTCATTATAATGTTCGGGGCACTTTGGCTCTGCCAGTTTTTGAACCTTACGATCAGTCTTGTATTGGTGTGGTCGAACTCATAATGACATCACAAAAGATCAATTATGCTGGCGAGGTCGATAAAGTCTGCAAAGCTCTTGAG GCAGTAAATCTAAAAAGTTCTGAAATTCTTGACCATCCAAATGTTCAG ATATGCAATGAGGGACGTCAAGCTGCTCTGGCTGAAATATTGGAAACCCTCACCATGGTCTGTGAAGCACATAAATTGCCTTTGGCCCAGACATGGGTTCCGTGCAGACATCGTAGCATTCTTGCACATGGTGGTGGTTCGAAAAAGAGTTGTTCCAGCTTTGATGGCGGTTGCATGGGACAGGTCTGCATGTCAACGACTGATGCAGCATTTCATGTCATTGATGCTCACATGTGGGGATTCAGGGAGGCATGCACAGAACATCATCTTCAAAAGGGACAAGGTGTCGCTGGCAGGGCATTCGCATCACGGAGGTCGTGTTTCTCTAAAGATATTACTCAGTTCTCCAAAATTGACTATCCCCTAGTCCACTATGCTCGAATGTTTGGATTGGCCTGCTGTTTTGCTCTATGCTTACAGAGTACTTGGACTGGCAATGATGATTACATATTAGAGTTCTTCCTGCCACCTGACTGCAAGGATACTGGTGAACAACTGGCATTGTTGCAGTCAATGAGAACTATGATGGAAAAATGTTTGCGTAGCCTAAAAGTTATCACTGATGTTGAACTACAAGGAGGATCGTCCCTTGAAGTTATTGACATGCTTGAAATCAGGAATCAAAAATCGGAACCTAAACCAATCTATATTCGAAGTTGTGAGAATCGTCTTCATGCTTTTCCTGAATGGAATCTTGTCGAGGCCCTTAATGAGATGCAGAAAGAGAAACATTCAATGCCTGAGTTGTCAGAGCAGCATTTTCTAACAGATGCTAATGATGGAAAGAATAGCAAGATTGTTGTTGATTCAAACAGTACTGGAACTCCCAGTTCTTCATTGGTCAATAAAAACAATAAGCCACTTGAAAGGAGACGAGGTAAAGCTGAGAAAACAATCAGTCTAGAGGTTCTCCGACAGTATTTTGCTGGGAGCCTGAAAGACGCTGCAAAGAGCCTTGGAG TTTGTCCTACAACCATGAAACGTATCTGCAGGCAACATGGAATCTCCAGATGGCCATCTCGCAAGATCAGTAAGGTCAACCGCTCTCTTTCCAAATTGAAAGGAGTAATAGAGTCTGTTCATGGGCCAGGCGGATTTGATCTGACCTCGCTAACTGGTTCACTTCCTGTCTCTGTTGGTTCCATCTCTTGGCCCACCAAACTAGATAACTCCAAACAGAGCAAGGGTGTCAAAGTTCTTGATCCTCATGGcgaaagagagaagggatcacTGATGCATAAATCAGCAGATGATGAGGACCATTGCAAAAAGTTCATAGCTCCACAGGATTCTGTTCATGATTGTACCGGTATTCAGCTTGGACCTGGTAAGccctcccattcttcaaaatCAGGAAAGTCTTCGGCTGAAGGGAGCATGAATCCCCCTATTTCTGAAGGTTCATGTCAGGGAAACCCAATGAATGAAACCCATACGGGTAAACACTTTGCTTCTTCCATCAAGGAAATAGGCGAAAATGTTAGTGATCCATTGGGATTCACTAGACAGCCTGCTCAAGAACTGAATCGGTTTGGAGGTTGTTCAATATCTGATGCTATTGCAGTGGAGCCACAACCTTCACTTGGTGAAATTCTTATTAAAGATTCAGGTAGCTCCAAAGATTTGAAAGATCTCTGTACTTCTACAATGGATGATTGTCGTGACGAACACACCTTAGGCCCTGCCAGCGATCCAGCGGAACTGAGGACGATACAAGATTTGAGGACTGCGACCATAAAGGTGAGCTACAAGGAAGATATTTTAAGGTTTCGGTTGGGATGCACTGCCGGTATCATGGTATTGAAAAATGAAATAGCCAAGAGACTGAAGCTGGAAATTGGCACATTTGATATAAGGTATCTGGATGATGATCATGAGTGGGTGATGCTGGCCTGTAATGCTGACCTTGAAGAGTGCATGGAAATTTCAAGACTTTCAGGTGGGCGTGTGATTAGGCTGTCAGTTAACGACATTCTTCCTAGCCTTGGAAGCTCATGTGAGAGTTCAGGAGGATGA